The following are encoded in a window of Pseudomonas multiresinivorans genomic DNA:
- a CDS encoding efflux transporter outer membrane subunit, translated as MNLTSRFFSLALLGSSLAGCAVGPDYEAPKTQAPASWQAAHAGAGQLHPVEGNTRLSEDWWTLFNDPVLNNLQRRADKASPDLNTAVLRFAQSRMQRQMVAAQRGVDVNASAAVNRQRLSENGSNALMIQRIAPTGDSGQIAKVLAEPFTLYQAGFDASWEPDLWGRIRRSIEAADASVDAQQAMFEETRLGVSAELARSYFELRGVQQQIAVAQQDIAATEESMQLIQVRADGGLVDDFDVERQRGQLAELRSSLPQLQASESAAINQIGVLIGAKPGSLRDDLKPVAQTAPQTPDLSLGLPSEVARRRPDIRAAEAQLHAATANIGVAVADLYPTIRLGAHFGYESVEDSKFGDWGSRTWTVGPSLSLPIFDNGRRRSQINLRKLEQQEAAVSYQQTVLKAWQEVDDALSHYGAERQRNQRLQEKLHSSDAAYGMAKARYAGGMTDFLVELDAQRAYLQSRRDVVDSDTQLRLTLIALCKALGGGTPEPEASASR; from the coding sequence ATGAACCTTACTTCCCGTTTCTTCTCCCTGGCCTTGCTGGGCAGCAGCCTTGCAGGCTGCGCCGTCGGACCCGACTACGAAGCGCCGAAAACCCAGGCGCCGGCGAGCTGGCAGGCCGCCCACGCCGGCGCCGGACAACTGCATCCGGTGGAGGGCAATACCCGGCTCAGCGAGGACTGGTGGACCCTGTTCAACGACCCGGTGCTGAACAACCTGCAACGCCGCGCCGACAAGGCCAGCCCGGACCTCAATACCGCCGTGCTGCGCTTCGCCCAGAGCCGCATGCAGCGGCAGATGGTGGCGGCCCAGCGCGGCGTCGACGTCAACGCCTCGGCGGCGGTGAATCGCCAGCGCCTGAGCGAGAACGGCTCCAACGCGCTGATGATCCAGCGCATCGCACCGACCGGTGACAGCGGCCAGATCGCCAAGGTCCTGGCCGAGCCCTTCACGCTCTACCAGGCTGGTTTCGACGCTTCGTGGGAGCCCGACCTGTGGGGCCGCATCCGTCGCTCCATCGAGGCCGCCGATGCCAGTGTCGATGCGCAGCAGGCGATGTTCGAGGAAACCCGCCTGGGCGTTTCGGCGGAACTGGCCCGCAGCTACTTCGAGCTGCGCGGCGTGCAGCAACAGATTGCGGTGGCGCAGCAGGACATCGCCGCCACCGAGGAATCCATGCAACTGATCCAGGTGCGTGCTGATGGCGGGTTGGTGGACGATTTCGATGTCGAACGCCAGCGCGGCCAACTCGCCGAGCTGCGCTCCAGCCTGCCGCAATTGCAGGCCAGCGAGAGCGCGGCCATCAATCAGATCGGCGTACTGATCGGCGCCAAGCCGGGCAGCCTGCGCGATGACCTGAAACCCGTTGCGCAGACTGCGCCGCAAACACCGGACCTGAGCCTCGGCCTACCCTCGGAAGTCGCCCGCCGCCGCCCGGATATCCGCGCCGCCGAAGCCCAACTGCACGCCGCCACCGCCAACATCGGCGTGGCCGTGGCCGACCTCTATCCGACCATCCGCCTGGGCGCGCATTTCGGCTACGAGTCGGTGGAAGACAGCAAATTCGGCGATTGGGGAAGCCGGACCTGGACGGTCGGCCCGAGCCTCTCGCTGCCGATCTTCGACAACGGCCGGCGCCGCTCGCAGATCAACCTGCGCAAGCTGGAACAGCAGGAAGCCGCCGTGTCCTACCAGCAGACCGTGCTCAAGGCCTGGCAGGAAGTCGACGACGCGCTGAGCCACTACGGCGCCGAACGCCAGCGCAACCAGCGCCTGCAGGAAAAACTGCACAGCAGCGACGCCGCCTACGGCATGGCCAAGGCGCGCTACGCCGGCGGCATGACCGACTTCCTGGTGGAACTGGACGCCCAGCGCGCCTACCTGCAATCACGCCGCGACGTAGTCGACAGCGACACCCAGCTGCGCCTGACGCTGATTGCCCTGTGCAAGGCTCTGGGCGGCGGTACGCCGGAGCCGGAGGCCAGCGCCAGTCGCTGA
- a CDS encoding DUF4157 domain-containing protein, whose translation MPSPLATRFLHAVALLAGLAASVDTLAATCPAGQRQVCLDTCMCLPDLGAVLGPVLSDTRKMAAQALAVWLQQSRDQAVQGGTEPIPLAIRAQLQPYYPDDVLMAARYSVGALDDLNAGQAIMQNPDTEAVTLVDVIVFRSEEDAQKDVALWAHELWHVKQYQEWGVQGFATRYSENFDAVEAPAYEMQRRVAKDLRDGKVSAQKN comes from the coding sequence ATGCCATCCCCCCTCGCAACCCGCTTCCTGCACGCCGTGGCGTTGCTCGCCGGGTTGGCCGCGTCCGTCGATACCCTGGCCGCGACTTGCCCTGCGGGGCAGCGCCAGGTCTGCCTGGACACCTGCATGTGCCTGCCAGACCTGGGTGCCGTGCTCGGTCCGGTGCTGTCGGATACTCGCAAGATGGCCGCCCAGGCATTGGCCGTCTGGCTGCAGCAGTCTCGCGATCAGGCCGTGCAGGGCGGCACCGAGCCGATTCCGCTGGCTATTCGCGCCCAGCTGCAGCCTTACTACCCCGACGATGTGCTGATGGCGGCGCGTTATTCCGTCGGAGCGCTGGATGACCTGAATGCCGGTCAGGCGATCATGCAGAACCCGGACACCGAGGCCGTCACGCTGGTGGATGTGATCGTCTTCCGCAGCGAGGAAGACGCGCAGAAGGACGTCGCCCTCTGGGCCCACGAGCTGTGGCACGTGAAGCAGTACCAGGAGTGGGGCGTGCAGGGCTTCGCTACGCGCTACTCGGAAAACTTCGATGCTGTGGAGGCGCCGGCCTACGAGATGCAGCGCCGGGTTGCGAAGGACCTGCGCGACGGCAAGGTCTCCGCGCAGAAGAACTGA
- a CDS encoding YybH family protein has translation MDQALSAEQHPLQALIQAADEAIGREDFDALIDFYTEDALLVVKPGLLARGKEQIRRAFVAIAEHFGHNLRVRQGRLEILETGDTALVVAQTLLDTSHGKLTRRATYVFRREADGAWRCAVDNSYGTDLLEATT, from the coding sequence ATGGACCAGGCACTTTCCGCCGAGCAGCACCCGCTGCAAGCGCTCATCCAGGCTGCCGACGAGGCCATCGGCCGCGAGGATTTCGACGCGCTGATCGACTTCTATACGGAAGACGCGCTGCTGGTGGTCAAGCCCGGCCTGCTGGCGCGCGGCAAGGAACAGATCCGCCGCGCCTTCGTCGCCATCGCCGAGCACTTCGGGCACAACCTGCGGGTGCGCCAGGGCCGCCTGGAAATCCTCGAGACCGGAGACACTGCTCTGGTCGTGGCGCAGACCCTGCTCGACACCAGCCACGGCAAGCTGACTCGCCGCGCCACCTATGTCTTTCGCCGCGAGGCCGATGGCGCCTGGCGCTGCGCCGTGGACAACTCCTACGGCACCGACCTGCTGGAGGCCACGACATGA
- a CDS encoding AAA family ATPase, producing MSTGTLHLLCGKAASGKSCLARELAEAPGTVMLAEEQWLAELFPWGISCPDDYQLYARRVRKVMGPHVVGLLRAGTSVVLDIPANTLADRRWLIDLAQQAGAAHCLHFLDVDPATCRSRLLARHAIAPLAAPLDPAGYEALNRYFVAPRPEEKLRVQRHGA from the coding sequence ATGAGTACAGGCACATTGCACCTGCTGTGCGGCAAAGCGGCGTCGGGCAAGTCCTGCCTGGCGCGGGAGCTGGCCGAAGCACCGGGCACCGTGATGCTGGCCGAGGAACAGTGGCTGGCCGAGCTGTTCCCCTGGGGCATCAGCTGCCCCGACGACTACCAGCTCTACGCCCGTCGCGTGCGCAAGGTGATGGGGCCGCACGTGGTCGGCCTGCTGCGCGCCGGCACCAGTGTGGTGCTGGATATTCCCGCCAATACCCTGGCCGACCGCCGCTGGCTGATCGACCTGGCGCAACAGGCCGGCGCGGCGCATTGCCTGCACTTCCTCGACGTCGACCCGGCCACATGCCGCAGCCGCCTGCTGGCGCGCCATGCCATCGCACCACTGGCTGCGCCGCTGGACCCGGCCGGCTACGAGGCGCTCAACCGCTACTTCGTCGCCCCGCGCCCGGAGGAAAAACTGCGGGTGCAGCGCCATGGCGCCTGA
- a CDS encoding class I SAM-dependent methyltransferase, with amino-acid sequence MNTDAIATLREQLLAALNPAPAETRRLFHGRGRRWPGLEHVTADWLEGVLLVSLFREPAEDELAALRAMLVELAQSETWRATGARSLMLQHRYTLESTMEVLHGEAFDGWQITEHGLRYQLDLGRKQNNGLFLDMRYGRQWVQANASGLRVLNLFAYTCGFSVAAIAGGAQKVVNLDMARAALSRGRDNHRLNGHDLSKVSFLDHDLFKSWGKVKKSGPYDLIIIDPPSFQKGSFVLDKDYARVLRRLPELLDGSCTVLACVNDPAVGVDFLLQGMAAEAPQLRFVERLENPPEFVDIEEDSGLKALVFRLD; translated from the coding sequence ATGAACACCGACGCCATCGCTACCCTGCGCGAGCAACTGCTTGCGGCCCTGAACCCCGCCCCTGCGGAGACCCGCCGCCTGTTCCACGGCCGCGGCCGGCGCTGGCCGGGGCTGGAGCACGTGACTGCCGATTGGCTGGAAGGTGTGCTGCTGGTTTCGCTGTTCCGCGAGCCCGCCGAAGACGAGCTGGCGGCACTCAGGGCGATGCTGGTCGAACTGGCGCAAAGCGAAACCTGGCGCGCCACCGGCGCCCGCAGCCTGATGCTGCAGCACCGCTACACCCTGGAAAGCACGATGGAAGTCCTCCACGGCGAGGCATTCGATGGCTGGCAGATCACCGAGCACGGGCTGCGCTACCAGCTAGACCTGGGGCGCAAGCAGAACAACGGCCTGTTCCTCGACATGCGCTACGGCCGCCAGTGGGTACAGGCCAACGCCAGCGGCCTGCGCGTACTCAACCTGTTCGCCTACACCTGCGGCTTCTCCGTGGCGGCCATCGCCGGCGGCGCGCAGAAAGTGGTCAACCTCGACATGGCCCGCGCCGCGCTCAGCCGTGGCCGCGACAACCACCGCCTGAACGGCCACGACCTGTCGAAGGTCAGCTTTCTCGACCACGACCTGTTCAAGTCCTGGGGCAAGGTGAAGAAATCCGGCCCCTACGACCTGATCATCATCGACCCGCCGAGCTTCCAGAAAGGCAGCTTCGTCCTCGACAAGGACTACGCCCGCGTCCTGCGCCGCCTGCCGGAACTGCTGGACGGCAGCTGTACCGTACTGGCCTGCGTGAACGATCCGGCCGTTGGCGTCGACTTCCTGCTCCAGGGCATGGCCGCCGAGGCGCCGCAACTGCGCTTCGTCGAGCGCCTGGAGAACCCGCCGGAATTCGTCGACATCGAGGAAGACAGCGGCCTGAAGGCGCTGGTATTCCGCCTGGATTGA